GGTACCTTCTCCTGGGTGCCTTTTATGCATTTAAGCACTGGAGGGTTGCCTCAAAGCAAGGGGCGATATCCTGAACGAAAAATTGAATTAGATTCCCCAGGATAAAAAGGAAATTCTAAAATAAAATAGATTGCAAAGTATAAAAAGGACAGATAGCATTGCAAGTCTAAAATAATCATATCCCAAACTCAAAAAAATATGCAAGAACtgcagaaataaaataaaaaataacagaAAACAAAATCCACCTTGCCAGCTTCAACAAATGGTCACAAAAACAAATATGACATTATTTAGCAATAGGAATCCCAAATATTTCTTTCCTTATTGATCTCCCATAATTCAATTGCAGCAACCATGTACAAGGTACAAATATAATTGTGGCAGAGGAAATAAAACAGCCATGATAAATTTTCACAATGCCCATAATCAAGAATGGTTACAAGAGCGGAAAACGCCTTTGGCAAGTTATCTTACAATAGAAACAGTACATTCCCCTGAAAGAACCGCCGGTTAAGAGTACTCCTGACCAAACATCACCACTTCTGAATTCAACGACGGCTATAACTGTCCAAAGCTCATAGGAAAATAGAGGACAAAGACATAATGCCCAATGATTAGATAACTGAATATGAAGTCATAATGTATTAATATCTAGCGCAACAGCAATTCTGGTGTCAGAAAATCAGCAACATGGTTCACTTGCCCATGATGAATGGATGAAGCTGTGCTTGATGAACTGTCATCCTCTTCTCTGGATCCAATACAAAAATTTTATCTAGAAGATCTCTAAAATTGGCTAACATCTTTGGATCCTCACCAGGAGAACTAGTAACAATTGTTCCAATATCTTTTGGCTTTATATTTAGAATCATCCTCTTTACAGTCTGTGAAAACAAAACTCAAATCTCAATCAACATGAAATAAACCATGATAAAGGATTCAAATGTGAGAAAAGTAGATCAGTGGATGATGAAAGACCAGTCCAGAGAGCCTACCTTTTTAGTAACAAGATCCTCCTCTGTAGCATGAAAATTCAAGTCCTGGTCAAAATGCTGGTCAACAAAAGCACCCTGCAAGAAGAAAGTCAAATTAACACATCAACAGTGCAAGTAAAGAAGTAATGTTCGAGAATATAGAGTATAGACACAGGCAAGTCACCAATCTTCAGAGTCTTGCAATGATGGGAAGGGAGGAAGAGGGAGCTAAAATACAGTATGAACAATAAATCCCTAAACCACACATCCATTGATCCAAACATCAGGGAACCTAGAGCCAAGAAATTAACTCCAAATATAGAAGATACGGTATGAAGTTTTCAGCAACTGCTACAGACAACTATTACAGGGAGGCAGAAAAGAATGAACAGATCCCACCTTCTTAAGCATCTTCTTTGGAAAAGGGCCCTTCAGTTCCATGTGAAGCCGCAACATGTCATTATTTGTAGGACCAGGAAAAAGAACTTTCCCAGTATAAAGCTCATACAAACAGCAACCAACAGACCACATATCCATTGGATGATCATATGGCAAGCCAAGAACTGAAACAGAAGTATGCCAAAAGTAAGTTACCTTTATATATTTGCAATTTATCCAACTACAAGAAATTATATCCCATATAATAGCCCAAGGCTAAAACTTACTGACTTCCGGAGCACGATAAAAGCGGCTCACAAGGTATGGAGTAATTTCATTTTTACCAGAAAACATGGCATTACCAAAATCACAAAGcttcagcacattttttgcctcGTTTACCTGTAAAAGAAGGGGGCAAATTAACAGAGTTGAGAATTCATAATTAACTGAAGAAGCAACACTATGTAGAAAACTAGAGATATACCAGCATGTTATCAGGCTTTATATCACAATGAAGAACCCCACAGTTCTTGAGATGCTTCAGCGCAATAAAAAGCTGCTTTGCATATGCTCTCACAGCAGTTAGTTTAAGGCCAATATTACGACCAAACTTTTTTAAGACCTCACGAAGGTTCATATGAAGAGATTCAAAAACTAAACAAAGATGATTTCTATACTTAAAACTTGAAAGGAAACGAACACAATGGCGCTTGTTCTCCTGATCTAGATCTGCTAGTTTATTTAATATCTTAACCTCTGACTGACCAGCTCTTTGCCTACATCATAACAGTAGAGACCATAGTTGGTAAACTATAGACAAGGGAAAACATGAAAGAAGAACAATTAATAAAACAAGAAAACTCACATTGTTTCATTGTTACGAATGATTTTTATAGCCACTTCTTCAGGTTCACCAACATTGGCCTTTAAATCCTTTGCACGAACTACTGTGGAAAAGACGCCTTTCCCATGAGCAGCCACAATTTCATACCGACCATCAAGTATTTCACCAAATTGGTAACCTTTATAGAAAAACACCAATCAAATGagataaaaagtaaaataaaccCTGGACAAATGGAAGCAAAAGAATCAGCCTAAACCACAAACAACTTCAAAGCTCTAcaaatgattttcttcatgaacaaACTAaagtgaaaaaaatatatatatcttagtaacCAGTGATATTAACAGGGAGAACAGTGATAAAAATCAGCAAGTAATGGGCAGGATCACTTCTCCTACGACAAGTGTTGCCCCATCAAAATAAACAGGTAAATATCTAGCCTAATACAAAGATTATATGCACAAAAGTAAATGTAATTAGCATCAAAGGACAAATACCAGAAACATATGCATCTTCTCTTTCTAGTTTCCTTCAGAAAATAgtaattcaaaacaaaacaaataaaGTAACTATGGATAGATAGAaacagatttaaaaaaaaaaaatccagacAACATATTCAGGTAGAAATAATAGATTAAAAGAAATAATACTTATTCTGCCGCATTCTAGAAATATGAAATTGCATATAGTTTCTGCTTTATGCCATAATACCAGAATATTTTAGCCCGTTTTCAGGAACAAACTCGaacaaagtaaaattaaaatagcCATATATTGCTATAGTTACCATAATACCCATCAGAGTCATCCCAGTTGTCATGAAGACCACTCCGCATAATTGGCAAACCATCTCCCTTCCCCTGTATAAGATTATATGCACAAAATTTTAGCATATTTACCCATGAATATCTTGAAATGAGTAGGGGGACAAGGGAGGAGAGTTACTGTATTCAATGTTATATCCCAAGCTGCAATATACAAAAGTAACAGGACAAGTGAAAGGAATCACTGGCAGATAAATAAGATGGATATAACTATAAATCTTACTGATTTACGAACTCCAGCAGGTGTCTCTCCAAATATGTCATCACAGTATTTTTCATCTGACCTCTCGCTCTGCCCAAATTGATAAAACAAGTATCATATGCAAAATACATCCGAGGCACATTTCAATATGATTTTCATAATAAAAAACATATGTGCTGCTCAGCTCATATCACTTATCCATATTCTTAAGTGATTTTGATATTAAAACACACACCTTGGGAGTACCTTCTCCAAGCCCCACGGCACCAGAAGTCCTCCCAGAATCCTTTGTTTCATTTTGTTCAGGTGACTTGCCCACAGAAAATGGTGGCTCAGCCAAAAAGACATCACCATCAATCCTATTATCAAGAGTTTCTGGAGCAACATTATAAGCTGGTAGTGATTGGACAGGAAGTTGTGCAGGTTCATCAACATCTACACTTGGAAAGTAAGAAAAAAATAAGCAGAAAGCACAAGTAAAAACAAAATAGAGGACATTAAAAGCAGTTAGCAATCAAGGTTTTCACCTAGTGCTGCTCAAGCTTAATCACCAGTTAGTACTCAGTAATAAGCCATGCTTTTTGTCTCATGATTTCCAGCTCAGATAACAGAATTGTGACAATGCTCAAGTAACAGAGACTACAAACGACTAACTTTTTGTAAGCACTACTTAGAGGCTAGGTCCAAATCCAACATCTAAAAAcaaatgatatggattcaaatgatataaacgttggggcgtcctctactaacgacgcgctacatcggagcccgggtgtagtgataaatatgcaagggtgtagggcgttcaccgaaagcgacgcgccatgccggcgcccgggtgtggtgttaagtgagcaagggttcccacatcatggacgggtgtgggtaaagaagttagtccataggacagatagtagaacaaatagtggaacagaacacaagatagatatagaaaacaatagaagatatcatagaaggagaccaattagaaaggagcaggataggaggaggatcagggttggtacttggaatgttggatcacttacaggaaaattaatggagcttgtggataccttggaaaggagaagggtgaatattgcatgcattcaggagactaaatgggtaggagagaaaagtaaggaagtgggtaattcagggtacaaactgtggtttaccggaaaggagagaaataagaacggagtgggtataatcatagacagaacattgaaagacgcagtagtagctgtgaaaagagtaggagatagaattatactagtaaagctagtactagaaggaggaacaataaatatagttagtgcttatgccccacaaataggactagacagtgagagtaaacaaaggttttgggaagatatggatgatttaatgcaaagcataccgaatgaagagaatgttttcattggtggagatttgaatggacatgtaggaagtgataggcaaggttatgagaatgttcatggaggttttggttttggcagtcgaaatgaggagggaaaaagcatcctggattttgctatggcatacgacctaatactagcaaatacctactttataaaagagagtcacatttagtgactttcaaaagtgggcaacatagaagccaaatcgactttctcttaaccaggaagacaaatagagctctatgcaaggattgcaaggtcattccaggagaggctttaacaagtcaacataggttggtggtcttggatgtcaagtttaggaacaattcaagtaaggtcagaagaaatagtgtagctcgaacaaagtggtgggagttcaaaggagtaaagcaagtgaagttcaaaaatgagcttcttgagtccgaagtatggaagctagataggaggccaatgatatgtggatctggatggcatcaaagattagagaagtagctagaaaagtacttggagagtctaatgGACATGGAACACCCTCTAAAgatagatggtggtggaatgatgtagtacaaaaggcagtgaagagaaaaagggaatggtataagaaattacctaaatgtgataataatgaggcatatgaacagtacaagatagcaaagaaagaggcaaaaaaggcagttagtcaagcaagagcacaggcctttgaaaagttatatgagaaacttggaactaaagaaggggagaaagatatttatagattagcaaggagtagagaaaggaaatgtcaagatctcaatcaagttaggtgcattaaggataaggaaggaaaagtgttggtgaaagatgaggacattaaagaaaaatggagaaattattttaatgatctctttaataatagtcaaaatggtaatagcgtgaatatagattatagaacaatagaaaagaatgtaaattatactagaaggattcgatctttagaagtaaaggaagcacttaagagaatgaaagtgggtaaagcctgtggacccaatgaaataccaattgaagtgtggaagtatttgggagatatgggagtggcatggttaactaaattatttaataagattctaaactcaaagaaaatgcctgatgaatggaggaagagtattttagtacctatttttaaaaataagggagacatacagagttgctcaaactataggggaattaaactcatgagccatactatgaagttgtgggagagagttgtggagcatcgactacgtcatgatacttctatctctctcaatcaatttggtttcatgcccggtcgttcaactatggaagcgatctttctcattagaagcttgatggagaaatatagagatgtgaagaaagatctacacatggtttttattgatttggagaaggcttatgatagtgttccaagagagatcTTGTGGaacgtgttagaacaaaagagggtatttattaggtacatacaagtattgaaagatatgtatgaaggagcaactactattgtgcgcacagtgagaggggacacaagtgattttccgatctcaattggattacaccaaggatcagccataaacccttacctttttacattagttttagatgaactgacgaaacatatacaagagagtattccttggtgcatgatgtttgcggatgatattgttctgatagatgagacacgagaaggagtcaataggaagatagaactttggagaagtactctagagtcaaagggttttaagttaagtagaacgaagacagaatacatgtattgcaagttcagtgaaggccaaactggtgatatggaaggagttagtttgaatggggtGATCTtgtctcaaagtaatcactttaaatatctaggctcgatccttcaagtagatggggatgtgaggaggatgttagtcataggattaaagtggatggttgaagtggaggcgtgccacgggagttttatgtgatcgtaagattcccaataaattaaaaggaaaattttaccgtctgaccatacgataggctatgttatatggtagtgagtgttgggcctttgaaagagtcgtatgcatctaagataagagttgcagagatgagaatgttaaggtggatgagtggccacactagactagataaagtccgtaatgagagtattagagaaaaggtaggagtggtgccaattgaagataagttgagagaagggagattgaggtggtttggtcatgtgaagcgtagacatacggaggctccagttagacaagtagagcacattaggttagaggatagaaagaaaaaaaggggtagacctaaattaacttggaggagagtagtacaacatgacttagaagcattacacatttctgaggatttaacccaaaatcgttcagagtggaaaaagcgaatccatatagccgaccccaaatttttgggataaaggcttagttgagttgagttgagtactgTAACAACTAGTGCATGCTATGCAACATTAATACTGAAAAATCACACTTCTTAATCAAGGCATTTCCCATAAAGAACTAAATTGCACAGTGGAGCTTCAACTAAGAAGCCTGCCTTGGTTGAACATGACtaagaaaattttaataaaaactaCCATAAGTACAATAATGCTTAAAATACACCTTTTTCCGCATCCTCTGATTGAGTCTCATTTTGCTGCTGTGACTGCTGATTCCTAAATTTTTCAAGAATGGCTTGCCTGCATTTTCTACTCTCCTCCTTAATCCTTTCAAGATCTTCCTCCTGTTCAGCTAGTTTTAAATTAATCCTTTCTTCAAAATCATCCTGTTCATCTTCATCTCTaaagcaaaaaagaaaaaaaaatataaaatgaatACAGATGAAAAGGCATACtacaaagtttaaaaaaaaatccaaaataaaagatgaaataaaataaacatcCACTGATGAAGAATACCTTTTGAGTTTGTCTCTGTCTCCTTCTAAAGTATCACCATGAGAGTATACCTTTGTCGAATCACTCTTATTGTCCCTGGCTTTGTCCCTATTTCTATTACTTCGCCTGTCCCTATCCCTTTGACTCTCCCAATCTTGGTCCCTAACTCTGTCCCTCTCCCTATACCTATCCCTGTCCTTCTCCCTCTCCCTTTTCCTTTCCTGATCTCTGTGACTATCACTAGACCTAGTCACATCTttatcttttcttttatctttttctttctgCCTTTTCCTATCCAGCTCCTCCTCCATGTCCCCGCTCCTGTCCCATTCCTTCTCCCTCCTCCTATCCCTCTCCACCTCCCTTTCCAAGTTCCTCTCTTGTTGCTGCTCTCTTCTCCAATCCCTGTCCATCTCTCTGTCCCTGCTCCtctctctttccttttctcttctcACATCCCTGTCCCTGCTCCTCTCCCGTTCCTTTTCTCTTCTCACATCCCTGTCCCTGCTCCTCTCCCGTTCCTTTTCTCTTCTCACATCCCTGTCCCTGCTCCTCTCCCGTTCCTTTTCTCTTCTCACATCCATGTCCCTGCTCCTCTCCTGTTCCTCCTCTCTTCTTACATCCCTCTCCCTACTCCTCTCTCGTTCCTTCTCTCTTCTCATATCACTCTCCCTGCCTGTGCTTCTCTCTTGTTCCTTCTCTCTTCCCAGAACCTTGTCCCCGTTTCTCTCTCGCTCCTTCTCTCTTCTCAGATCCACGTCCCTGCTCCTCTCTCGAACTCTCTCTCTTCTCTGATCCCTGTCCCTGCTGCTCTCTCCTTCCAGATCCCTTCCCCGTTCCCAGTCTGTCTCCTTCTCCCTGTTCACCTCTCTGCCACATGCATCCCTGCTGCTATGCTTGTCCCCACCTCCTAGCCTTCTGTTGTAACTGGTACTGTGCTCCCTCTCCAAATCTTTACTACCATGCTGTAGACCTCTATCACGTCGAGACATTCTTTCATCATCAGAATCATTCTCAGCCCTTCCATTGTGTCGCCCTTTCTTTGAAAGAACATCCTCTTCTACTATGCTATGAGAA
Above is a genomic segment from Hevea brasiliensis isolate MT/VB/25A 57/8 chromosome 17, ASM3005281v1, whole genome shotgun sequence containing:
- the LOC110673058 gene encoding uncharacterized protein LOC110673058; its protein translation is MASDTDTSRYKHHRLPSDDEAEKSSKRHKHRHHRRHHRSHRSKTRGEESKHGGDENAPSSPPVNHIAANNNKHDDDVEEGEILEEEGSGGVSVKAIELLEEKMGSQNLGVHADNSDSGLTNFNNANKVHRKVSLSKDPRSQARDGLVPRDELDVHANGDLGPEHRKSGKKQHGELGCSKGSHKRKSYHDVDTPEGDESKLSDWGKSASSESGGDKYKTVKGSASHDRYYDEVVARSRSLSCDFARERSHSHSIVEEDVLSKKGRHNGRAENDSDDERMSRRDRGLQHGSKDLEREHSTSYNRRLGGGDKHSSRDACGREVNREKETDWERGRDLEGESSRDRDQRRERVRERSRDVDLRREKERERNGDKVLGREKEQERSTGRESDMRREKERERSRERDVRREEEQERSRDMDVRREKERERSRDRDVRREKERERSRDRDVRREKERERSRDRDVRREKERERSRDREMDRDWRREQQQERNLEREVERDRRREKEWDRSGDMEEELDRKRQKEKDKRKDKDVTRSSDSHRDQERKREREKDRDRYRERDRVRDQDWESQRDRDRRSNRNRDKARDNKSDSTKVYSHGDTLEGDRDKLKRDEDEQDDFEERINLKLAEQEEDLERIKEESRKCRQAILEKFRNQQSQQQNETQSEDAEKDVDEPAQLPVQSLPAYNVAPETLDNRIDGDVFLAEPPFSVGKSPEQNETKDSGRTSGAVGLGEGTPKSERSDEKYCDDIFGETPAGVRKSGKGDGLPIMRSGLHDNWDDSDGYYGYQFGEILDGRYEIVAAHGKGVFSTVVRAKDLKANVGEPEEVAIKIIRNNETMQRAGQSEVKILNKLADLDQENKRHCVRFLSSFKYRNHLCLVFESLHMNLREVLKKFGRNIGLKLTAVRAYAKQLFIALKHLKNCGVLHCDIKPDNMLVNEAKNVLKLCDFGNAMFSGKNEITPYLVSRFYRAPEVILGLPYDHPMDMWSVGCCLYELYTGKVLFPGPTNNDMLRLHMELKGPFPKKMLKKGAFVDQHFDQDLNFHATEEDLVTKKTVKRMILNIKPKDIGTIVTSSPGEDPKMLANFRDLLDKIFVLDPEKRMTVHQAQLHPFIMGK